In Campylobacter sp. MIT 12-8780, the DNA window CTTTAGGTGTCGTGGGGGTGATTTATGAGGCGCGTCCAGCGATTAGTGCGGAAATTTTGGCTTTGCTTTTGAAAAGTTCTAATGCTGGAGTTTTAAAAGGCGGAAGTGAAGCAAGATACAGCAATGAAGCGTTTTTTAGCATTATAAATGAGGTGCTTAAAGGCTTTGATTTGCATGAATGCTTTTTAATGCTTGTTGATAGGGCTGAGTTTCAAAGTTTACTTGAATTTGATGATATTATCGATGTGATCGTGCCTCGTGGAAGTTCGGCTATGATCGCGCAAATTGCTGCAAATACGAAAATTCCGCTTATCAAACACGATAAAGGCTTGTGCCATATCTTTGTCGATGAGGGTGCAAATTTAAAAAAAGCATGCGAGATTATCATCAATGCAAAATGCCAAAGAGTAAGTGTTTGCAATGCTTTAGAAAGCTTGTTAGTGCATAAAAATATAGCCAAAGAGCTTTTTGGTTTGCTTGTGCCAGAACTTGAGCGATTTAAGGTAAAAATTCACGCACACGAAAATGCTCTTGAGTTTTTTAAGCATTCAAAGCTTGAATTTCAAATCGCTGATGAAAAGGCTTTTGCGAGCGAGTGGCTTGATTTTGAACTCAGTGTAAAGCTAGTTGATAGTGTTCAAGAAGCTTGCGAGCATATCAATGCTTTTTCTTCAGCTCATTCTGAAGCTATACTTTCAAATAACGCCCAAAATATCGCTTTTTTTCAAAGACATATTAACTCAGCGTGCGTGTATGTTAATGCCTCGACGCGTTTTAGTGATGGAGGCGAGTTTGGTTTTGGTGCAGAGCTTGGAATTTCAACAAACAAGCTACACGCTAGAGGTCCTATGGGCGTAAATGAGCTTTGCACTTACAAATACCTTATCAATGGAGAAGGGCAAATTAGGCTTTAGTCGCTTTAAGTGTCTTAGTATTTTTA includes these proteins:
- a CDS encoding glutamate-5-semialdehyde dehydrogenase is translated as MRQSLEKLKKNTQKLLELNPSQKEKIILALAQALREKTHLILRANEKDLANFNKNEAFKDRLKLDEKRLEALCKGLETIAFLPDPVGRVLEGWVNYAGLKIEKVSIPLGVVGVIYEARPAISAEILALLLKSSNAGVLKGGSEARYSNEAFFSIINEVLKGFDLHECFLMLVDRAEFQSLLEFDDIIDVIVPRGSSAMIAQIAANTKIPLIKHDKGLCHIFVDEGANLKKACEIIINAKCQRVSVCNALESLLVHKNIAKELFGLLVPELERFKVKIHAHENALEFFKHSKLEFQIADEKAFASEWLDFELSVKLVDSVQEACEHINAFSSAHSEAILSNNAQNIAFFQRHINSACVYVNASTRFSDGGEFGFGAELGISTNKLHARGPMGVNELCTYKYLINGEGQIRL